The genomic window TTCAGTTCATGCTCGACCTGCACACCCGCGAACACGGATACACGGAAGTCCTTCCGCCGTTTATGGTCAACAGCAAATCGCTTTTCGGCACTGGACAATTGCCTAAGTTCGCGGAAGACCTCTTCCGCTGCGTCGATGAGCAGGGTTACCGGGAGGGAGACTACCGCGACAACGACCATTGGCTCATTCCTACCGCCGAGGTTCCAGTCACCAACCTTTATCGCGATGAAGTCATCGACGAAACCCAGCTCCCCCTCTCACTGACGGCCTACACCCCATGTTTTCGCTCGGAGGCTGGCTCATATGGCAAGGATGTGCGCGGGATCATCCGCCAACACCAGTTCCAGAAGGTGGAGCTGGTCAAGTTCACGCGGCCCCAAGAAAGCTACGACGAACTGGAGAAGCTGACGGCAAATGCCGAGGCGGTCCTTGAAGGACTTGGCCTTCCCTATCGTCGCGTCCTGCTCTGCACCGCAGACATGGGCTTCAGCTCAGCCAAGACCTACGATCTTGAAGTCTGGCTGCCCGGGCAGGGAGTGTACCGGGAAATCTCCTCCTGCTCAAATTTCGAAGACTTCCAGGCACGTAGAGCAAACATTCGCTATCGCCCGCAGGGAAAAGCCAAAACTGAGTTCGTTCACACCCTGAACGGCAGCGGACTCGCCGTGGGGCGCACGTGGCTGGCAATCCTTGAAAACTACCAGCAGCGTGACGGCTCTGTGCGCGTTCCGAATGCTCTGGTCCCTTATATGGGAGGACAGACAGTCATCGCTCCGAGATAAAAA from Pseudacidobacterium ailaaui includes these protein-coding regions:
- the serS gene encoding serine--tRNA ligase, which gives rise to MLDLAFVRANLPLVEEKLRARGQDPAALLGDFHLVDTLRRERITEVEQLKSRRNKLSEQVGKLKKAGQDAAALMEETRALKQNIDALESSAAQAEEQLRTILQRIPNLPHQSVPLGKSEQDNAEIKRWGQLPEFDFQPRPHWEIGESLGILDLERAAKISGARFAVYWGDGAKLERALIQFMLDLHTREHGYTEVLPPFMVNSKSLFGTGQLPKFAEDLFRCVDEQGYREGDYRDNDHWLIPTAEVPVTNLYRDEVIDETQLPLSLTAYTPCFRSEAGSYGKDVRGIIRQHQFQKVELVKFTRPQESYDELEKLTANAEAVLEGLGLPYRRVLLCTADMGFSSAKTYDLEVWLPGQGVYREISSCSNFEDFQARRANIRYRPQGKAKTEFVHTLNGSGLAVGRTWLAILENYQQRDGSVRVPNALVPYMGGQTVIAPR